One Cyanobacteria bacterium FACHB-DQ100 DNA segment encodes these proteins:
- a CDS encoding DUF1517 domain-containing protein has protein sequence MKISKRFKALLRPVIALALVITLAFGHADGALAASGGRIGGGSFRAPARSYSPPSRTYSPPGGGYGGGYYPGGGGFFPFVYFPFFGTGGGLGGVFSLFILISVAGFLVNSFRRASSDGELDYGSSTVSVAKVQVGLLAQARELKADLDRIGERADTETSEGLAQVLQEVTLALLRNPQYWVYGIAESSQARLEAAGAEFNRLALSERSKFNAETLSNVNNQLKPASSSALTVAEKGGALSETSGEYIVVTLLVGTQGKLQLPQINSAEDLRRSLGQLGSVSSDQLLALEVLWTPQAEGDVLTRDDLLAEYPNLKMV, from the coding sequence ATGAAGATTTCAAAACGATTTAAAGCCTTACTCCGTCCGGTGATCGCACTGGCGCTAGTGATTACGCTGGCGTTTGGTCATGCGGATGGTGCGCTGGCAGCAAGCGGTGGACGGATTGGTGGCGGCTCATTTAGAGCGCCGGCTCGGAGCTATTCGCCTCCCAGCCGGACTTATTCTCCACCTGGAGGCGGTTACGGTGGTGGCTATTACCCCGGTGGCGGTGGGTTCTTCCCGTTTGTCTACTTCCCGTTCTTTGGCACTGGAGGCGGACTGGGTGGCGTGTTCTCGCTGTTCATTCTGATTTCGGTTGCAGGCTTCTTGGTCAACAGCTTCCGCCGCGCTAGCAGCGATGGCGAACTGGATTACGGCTCTTCGACCGTTTCGGTAGCGAAAGTCCAAGTCGGGCTGCTAGCTCAAGCACGGGAACTGAAAGCCGATCTCGATCGCATCGGTGAACGCGCCGATACGGAAACCTCGGAAGGCTTAGCTCAAGTGCTGCAAGAAGTAACGCTGGCTCTGTTACGTAATCCTCAGTATTGGGTGTACGGCATTGCCGAATCGAGCCAAGCTCGACTTGAAGCCGCAGGTGCAGAGTTCAATCGTCTGGCGTTATCTGAGCGCAGCAAGTTCAATGCAGAAACCCTCTCAAACGTAAACAATCAACTGAAACCTGCTTCATCGAGTGCGTTGACTGTTGCAGAAAAAGGTGGCGCATTATCAGAGACTTCCGGCGAGTACATTGTTGTAACACTGCTGGTGGGAACTCAAGGTAAGTTGCAGCTTCCACAGATTAATAGTGCTGAAGACCTGCGACGATCGTTGGGTCAGTTGGGTAGTGTTTCAAGCGATCAGCTTCTAGCTTTGGAAGTGCTATGGACTCCGCAAGCTGAAGGTGATGTTCTGACTCGCGATGATCTGTTGGCAGAGTATCCGAACTTAAAGATGGTTTAA